One window from the genome of Sulfodiicoccus acidiphilus encodes:
- a CDS encoding GH116 family glycosyl hydrolase, producing the protein MVIYSSCRELGAGLPLGGVGAGKVEIDPKGKMRNLTIFNNWSRPLPQARGFHLFLNSGSRGTFLECGVPVHGMESNSSPFLYEGRYPLLTLSTLGTEVKLTAFTALVKGNIQDSSLPAFGLKVDAPRSVRMAVSFPNLVGTSPVGRKNSKVEGGFRLENELSTSQDPAAGNITVVADSPSRVIHQYSVNRSPREALREGKFKEGPEEPSVWRSLISGQDFPSLDRPARSFWDDFAGLVEVEGEARIVVAWYFNNPWIYFPYRHYYGNFFRDSTEVARHFLDQFDLLLKASSSFRPTDPTIPQWVNDAADNGAYVLSTNTWLDERGRFSMFEAPENFPAQGTIAGWTYEAGSIPVLLNFPSLERSFLLNLASHLSADGRVPHDLGLWSLDLPMEGTTSPPTWKDLEPTFVLLLYRYYLTTGELPQELAEALRKVVATILKRGVPRLEGSGDTAFDATPVEGLDSYTLTLTLASLRAAERLLGGEFVEPVRELASEVERALWATFNGEYFKAWESPDVGDALFLGQLAGPWWCSLLGLECFDEEEVRSILRRACEINGRASSICSPNLASNRPLKLSPQTASSWPRLVYSMAWLGLRYDVPCVLELAKREWDYMVSRGLVWNQPSRIDAVTGVPDVYLDHYVGSPALWSIDLGKFIEGKVKGNQIP; encoded by the coding sequence GTGGTAATCTACAGTTCTTGCCGAGAACTTGGGGCTGGACTGCCCCTAGGTGGTGTGGGGGCTGGCAAGGTTGAGATAGATCCCAAGGGTAAGATGAGGAACCTTACCATCTTCAATAATTGGAGCAGACCACTCCCCCAAGCCAGAGGCTTCCACCTGTTCCTTAACTCAGGGAGTAGAGGAACCTTCCTTGAGTGCGGAGTTCCAGTCCACGGGATGGAGAGCAATTCCTCACCTTTCCTCTACGAGGGGAGGTACCCGCTGCTCACGCTCTCAACTCTAGGAACTGAAGTCAAGTTGACTGCTTTCACAGCCCTCGTCAAGGGTAACATCCAGGACTCGTCGCTGCCGGCCTTCGGCCTAAAGGTGGACGCTCCCCGGAGTGTGAGGATGGCGGTTTCGTTCCCCAACCTCGTAGGGACGTCTCCCGTGGGCAGGAAGAACTCCAAAGTCGAAGGAGGTTTTAGACTAGAGAACGAACTCTCTACCTCCCAAGACCCCGCAGCAGGGAACATCACCGTGGTTGCCGACTCGCCGAGCCGAGTGATTCACCAATACTCCGTGAACAGGTCCCCTAGGGAAGCTCTGAGGGAGGGAAAGTTCAAGGAAGGTCCAGAGGAACCCTCGGTCTGGAGGTCCCTCATCTCTGGCCAAGACTTCCCTTCTCTCGACAGGCCGGCCAGGAGCTTCTGGGACGACTTCGCCGGCCTCGTGGAGGTGGAGGGCGAGGCCAGGATCGTCGTAGCGTGGTACTTCAACAACCCGTGGATTTACTTCCCCTATAGACACTACTACGGGAACTTCTTCAGGGATTCCACAGAGGTCGCGAGGCACTTCTTGGACCAATTCGACCTGCTCCTCAAAGCGTCCTCGTCTTTCCGTCCCACGGATCCTACCATTCCACAGTGGGTCAACGACGCGGCCGACAACGGTGCCTACGTCCTCTCTACTAACACTTGGTTGGACGAGAGAGGAAGGTTCTCCATGTTCGAAGCCCCGGAGAACTTCCCAGCTCAGGGTACCATCGCTGGCTGGACTTACGAGGCTGGATCTATCCCAGTACTGCTGAACTTCCCGTCTCTTGAGAGGTCCTTTCTACTCAACCTCGCCTCACACTTAAGTGCAGACGGTCGCGTACCTCACGACCTGGGCCTATGGTCCCTGGACCTGCCCATGGAGGGAACTACCTCCCCTCCTACGTGGAAGGACTTGGAGCCCACCTTCGTCCTTCTACTCTACAGGTACTACCTGACCACCGGTGAGTTGCCTCAGGAGCTTGCGGAGGCCTTGAGGAAGGTTGTGGCGACCATCCTGAAACGCGGTGTGCCCAGACTGGAGGGGTCGGGAGACACCGCCTTCGACGCCACGCCGGTGGAGGGTTTGGACAGCTACACTCTCACCCTCACCCTCGCTTCGCTCAGGGCAGCGGAGCGCCTCCTCGGTGGTGAGTTCGTGGAACCCGTGAGGGAGCTAGCGTCTGAGGTTGAGCGAGCCTTATGGGCGACCTTCAACGGCGAGTACTTCAAGGCCTGGGAGAGTCCTGACGTTGGAGACGCCCTCTTTCTCGGACAGCTCGCTGGACCGTGGTGGTGTTCGTTGTTGGGGCTTGAGTGTTTCGACGAGGAGGAAGTGAGGTCGATCCTCCGCCGGGCCTGCGAGATCAACGGTCGGGCCTCGTCCATCTGCTCTCCCAACCTCGCGTCGAATAGGCCGTTGAAGTTGTCTCCCCAGACAGCCAGCTCTTGGCCTCGGCTGGTGTACTCCATGGCCTGGCTCGGACTCAGGTACGATGTTCCCTGCGTCTTGGAACTAGCAAAGAGGGAGTGGGACTACATGGTCTCTCGCGGCCTAGTCTGGAACCAACCCTCTAGGATAGACGCCGTTACTGGCGTTCCCGACGTTTACCTCGACCACTACGTCGGTAGTCCAGCTCTCTGGTCAATAGATCTCGGAAAGTTCATTGAGGGTAAAGTTAAGGGAAACCAAATTCCATAG
- the csaX gene encoding type I-A CRISPR-associated protein CsaX → MAKGARRVESGVDVKKEELLNVIKLGAELAEVRESSPNRPVMLLPMSGNDKKPFQELLKCLNVTAFTLSEVLRKYGDTRDECEVSALSFMKPELYEYSRVPGYKGSRKEKIKVNANYAVVSMAGWVLSRLGKARIGRDSVGVHLFPLDVDSRYGVLPEFLKDVEKIPGIAPVTAFTLWLASKLVRRGVAVEQLMMYAVHDAGGMSPASIAGGWLIGLDRVLKNRSVLSEAGDLLEEVVLDAMSLESKTRAFSIRVSNALYDVLNGSGSLEEFLYFSNRGALEAWRTNDKRLLEKYVRMAQLGWIVYRHLVL, encoded by the coding sequence ATGGCCAAAGGGGCCAGGAGAGTAGAGAGTGGAGTCGACGTGAAGAAGGAAGAACTCCTTAACGTGATAAAACTGGGGGCAGAGCTCGCCGAGGTCAGGGAATCCTCCCCTAATAGGCCGGTTATGTTACTCCCCATGAGCGGGAACGATAAGAAACCCTTCCAGGAACTGCTCAAGTGCCTCAATGTAACTGCCTTCACTCTGTCCGAGGTCCTGAGGAAGTATGGGGACACTCGAGACGAATGCGAGGTGAGCGCGCTATCGTTCATGAAGCCCGAGCTCTACGAGTACTCTAGGGTGCCAGGGTACAAGGGTTCTAGAAAAGAGAAGATAAAGGTTAACGCCAACTACGCCGTCGTCTCCATGGCGGGGTGGGTGCTAAGTAGATTGGGGAAAGCCAGGATTGGGAGGGATTCTGTGGGGGTCCACCTCTTCCCTTTGGACGTGGACTCTCGTTACGGAGTCCTACCCGAGTTCCTGAAGGACGTGGAGAAGATCCCCGGGATAGCTCCGGTCACCGCGTTCACTCTATGGCTCGCCTCTAAGCTTGTCAGGAGGGGAGTCGCGGTGGAACAGCTGATGATGTACGCAGTCCACGACGCGGGAGGGATGAGCCCAGCCTCCATTGCTGGAGGGTGGCTCATTGGGCTGGATAGAGTGTTGAAGAACAGGAGCGTGTTGAGTGAGGCGGGAGACCTCCTAGAGGAGGTTGTTCTGGACGCCATGAGTCTGGAGAGCAAGACGAGGGCCTTCTCCATAAGAGTGTCGAACGCCTTATACGACGTTTTGAACGGTTCGGGGAGTCTCGAGGAGTTCCTCTACTTCTCCAACAGGGGAGCCTTAGAGGCCTGGAGGACAAACGACAAAAGACTTTTGGAGAAGTACGTCAGGATGGCCCAGCTGGGATGGATCGTCTACCGTCATCTGGTTCTTTGA